One stretch of Ipomoea triloba cultivar NCNSP0323 chromosome 8, ASM357664v1 DNA includes these proteins:
- the LOC116026765 gene encoding G-type lectin S-receptor-like serine/threonine-protein kinase At1g67520 isoform X1, with amino-acid sequence MKLLAMEVLLFLLILCSMASVASSQTDSMKQGDVLNSSESTFLVSAGETFTLGFFTPERINMTYLAIWFTERFEGESEKPIWIGNREAPLPSNSSAKLLIDASGRLILTHSEKQGNPYPVSSKRTSRNVSATLQDSGELVLREINADGSSGQELWSSFDSPTDTLLPGMKLGVNHRTGGKWSLRSWQNDNSPAAGAFSLEWEPIKRRVVIKHRGVTHWSSGELKNATHFQHLFFHYGFLKVSFLNISTKTEDYFTISAKLNRSEIPREMQAGMDYRVVALRLDPRGLVYDPNNGPAIIDAGDCYGYENKTQQSKGCEIWEQPACRGGGGQTFQERSGFFFNYSNSGLAGAVPLGYTEEDSTASPSDCREKCWKDCDCVGYQRFDDGCTYWRGTSLQFQQDNSGKTVALYVLNRPIKEGNESSSNSKKWKWILIPIVIIATIVIVLLGLLQLRRRRRKRAEEIRKEQHLKDLFTLEEYTDIQELSNDEFFQGSNLKHFSYEWIVVATNNFSPVHKLGQGGFGSVYKGVTPEGQEVAIKQLSESSKQGLVEFKNEVVLIAKLQHTNLVKLLGFCIHENQKMLIYEFMPNKSLDFFLFDPNRKEQLTWEKRLSIIEGIAQGLLYLHKYSRVRIIHRDMKAGNILLDENMNPKISDFGMAKILKQNLTNANTMRLSGTFGYMAPEYAMEGIFSTKSDVYSFGVLVLEIISGKKNRYFRSEDGPLNLVEHAWELWNKDAALQIVDPALSNMCGKEEQLQRCINLGLLCVEDLAVDRPSMSDVISMLTNENLALTKPKKPAFVSRYGVVHGFQEDRSEKVTVNQLSISAMEAR; translated from the exons ATGAAGCTTCTAGCCATGGAAGTGCTGCTCTTCCTACTGATTTTGTGCTCTATGGCCTCAGTTGCTTCGTCGCAGACGGACAGTATGAAACAAGGTGATGTGCTGAACTCCTCGGAATCCACTTTTCTTGTGTCCGCCGGCGAGACTTTCACCTTAGGATTCTTTACGCCGGAGAGGATCAACATGACTTACTTAGCAATATGGTTCACCGAAAGATTTGAGGGTGAAAGTGAAAAGCCGATATGGATAGGCAACAGAGAAGCGCCTCTCCCATCAAATTCCTCTGCTAAGCTTCTCATAGATGCGTCTGGGCGATTGATACTCACGCACAGTGAAAAACAAGGCAACCCTTACCCGGTTTCATCCAAGCGAACTAGCCGGAATGTCTCAGCCACTTTACAGGATTCCGGCGAATTGGTACTCCGGGAGATAAACGCCGACGGCTCATCGGGGCAGGAACTGTGGAGTAGCTTCGACAGCCCCACGGATACCCTTTTGCCGGGGATGAAGTTGGGGGTGAACCATAGAACGGGTGGGAAATGGAGTCTGAGATCATGGCAGAACGACAATTCGCCGGCGGCCGGGGCATTTAGTCTGGAATGGGAACCAATCAAACGGCGAGTGGTTATCAAGCACCGAGGAGTGACCCATTGGAGCAGCGGAGAGCTGAAGAACGCGACACATTTCCAGCACTTATTCTTCCACTACGGCTTCCTCAAAGTCTCATTCCTCAACATTTCCACAAAAACAGAGGACTATTTCACCATTTCCGCCAAGCTCAACCGATCCGAAATTCCACGCGAAATGCAAGCGGGGATGGACTATCGCGTCGTGGCTTTGAGACTGGACCCTCGGGGCCTCGTGTACGACCCCAACAACGGCCCGGCCATTATTGACGCCGGCGACTGCTACGGGTACGAGAACAAAACCCAGCAATCAAAAGGGTGCGAGATATGGGAGCAGCCGGCGTGCAGGGGTGGCGGCGGTCAAACGTTCCAGGAAAGATCTGGGTTCTTCTTCAACTACAGCAATTCAGGACTCGCGGGGGCGGTGCCTTTAGGCTACACAGAAGAAGACTCCACTGCCAGCCCCAGTGACTGCAGAGAGAAATGCTGGAAGGACTGCGACTGCGTTGGCTATCAAAGATTCGATGACGGGTGTACGTACTGGAGGGGAACCTCTTTGCAATTTCAACAGGACAATAGTGGCAAAACAGTAGCGCTCTATGTTCTTAACCGTCCAATTAAGG AAGGGAATGAAAGTAGCAGTAACTCAAAGAAGTGGAAATGGATTCTTATACCCATTGTAATAATAGCCACCATAGTCATAGTCCTGCTGGGGTTGCTTCAGTTGCGCCGGAGAAGGAGAAAACGAG CAGAAGAAATCAGAAAAGAGCAACATCTAAAGGATTTATTCACATTAGAAGAATACACTGATATTCAAGAACTCAGCAATGACGAATTCTTTCAGGGCAGCAATCTGAAACATTTTAGCTATGAATGGATTGTTGTTGCAACAAATAACTTCTCACCTGTCCATAAATTAGGACAAGGTGGTTTTGGAAGTGTTTATAAG GGAGTAACACCTGAAGGACAAGAAGTAGCTATAAAACAATTATCAGAAAGTTCAAAACAAGGACTTGTGGAGTTCAAAAACGAGGTGGTGTTGATAGCAAAGCTCCAGCACACAAATCTTGTAAAGTTGCTTGGTTTTTGCATTCACGAGAACCAAAAGATGCTCATCTATGAGTTTATGCCTAATAAAAGCTTAGATTTTTTCCTTTTCG ATCCAAATCGAAAAGAGCAATTGACATGGGAGAAACGTCTCAGCATAATTGAAGGAATTGCCCAAGGATTGCTTTATCTTCACAAGTATTCAAGAGTAAGAATCATTCATCGAGATATGAAAGCTGGCAACATATTACTTGATGAGAATATGAATCCGAAAATTTCAGATTTCGGTATGGCTAAAATTCTCAAGCAAAATTTAACAAATGCAAACACAATGAGGTTAAGTGGAACATT TGGCTACATGGCGCCTGAGTATgcaatggagggtattttctcTACCAAGTCAGACGTCTACAGCTTTGGAGTACTAGTGTTGGAAATTATAAGCGGCAAGAAGAACAGATACTTCCGCAGCGAGGATGGGCCATTGAATTTGGTGGAACAT GCATGGGAGCTATGGAACAAAGATGCAGCGCTACAAATTGTTGATCCAGCATTAAGCAATATGTGTGGCAAGGAAGAACAGTTGCAGAGATGCATAAACCTGGGACTTCTCTGTGTAGAAGACCTCGCAGTGGACCGACCATCTATGTCCGATGTTATTTCCATGTTAACCAACGAGAATTTGGCGTTGACAAAGCCCAAGAAACCTGCATTTGTCTCCAGATACGGTGTGGTCCATGGATTTCAAGAAGACAGGTCAGAAAAGGTCACAGTGAATCAGCTCTCCATTTCAGCAATGGAGGCAAGATAG
- the LOC116026765 gene encoding G-type lectin S-receptor-like serine/threonine-protein kinase At1g67520 isoform X2 encodes MKLLAMEVLLFLLILCSMASVASSQTDSMKQGDVLNSSESTFLVSAGETFTLGFFTPERINMTYLAIWFTERFEGESEKPIWIGNREAPLPSNSSAKLLIDASGRLILTHSEKQGNPYPVSSKRTSRNVSATLQDSGELVLREINADGSSGQELWSSFDSPTDTLLPGMKLGVNHRTGGKWSLRSWQNDNSPAAGAFSLEWEPIKRRVVIKHRGVTHWSSGELKNATHFQHLFFHYGFLKVSFLNISTKTEDYFTISAKLNRSEIPREMQAGMDYRVVALRLDPRGLVYDPNNGPAIIDAGDCYGYENKTQQSKGCEIWEQPACRGGGGQTFQERSGFFFNYSNSGLAGAVPLGYTEEDSTASPSDCREKCWKDCDCVGYQRFDDGCTYWRGTSLQFQQDNSGKTVALYVLNRPIKEGNESSSNSKKWKWILIPIVIIATIVIVLLGLLQLRRRRRKREEIRKEQHLKDLFTLEEYTDIQELSNDEFFQGSNLKHFSYEWIVVATNNFSPVHKLGQGGFGSVYKGVTPEGQEVAIKQLSESSKQGLVEFKNEVVLIAKLQHTNLVKLLGFCIHENQKMLIYEFMPNKSLDFFLFDPNRKEQLTWEKRLSIIEGIAQGLLYLHKYSRVRIIHRDMKAGNILLDENMNPKISDFGMAKILKQNLTNANTMRLSGTFGYMAPEYAMEGIFSTKSDVYSFGVLVLEIISGKKNRYFRSEDGPLNLVEHAWELWNKDAALQIVDPALSNMCGKEEQLQRCINLGLLCVEDLAVDRPSMSDVISMLTNENLALTKPKKPAFVSRYGVVHGFQEDRSEKVTVNQLSISAMEAR; translated from the exons ATGAAGCTTCTAGCCATGGAAGTGCTGCTCTTCCTACTGATTTTGTGCTCTATGGCCTCAGTTGCTTCGTCGCAGACGGACAGTATGAAACAAGGTGATGTGCTGAACTCCTCGGAATCCACTTTTCTTGTGTCCGCCGGCGAGACTTTCACCTTAGGATTCTTTACGCCGGAGAGGATCAACATGACTTACTTAGCAATATGGTTCACCGAAAGATTTGAGGGTGAAAGTGAAAAGCCGATATGGATAGGCAACAGAGAAGCGCCTCTCCCATCAAATTCCTCTGCTAAGCTTCTCATAGATGCGTCTGGGCGATTGATACTCACGCACAGTGAAAAACAAGGCAACCCTTACCCGGTTTCATCCAAGCGAACTAGCCGGAATGTCTCAGCCACTTTACAGGATTCCGGCGAATTGGTACTCCGGGAGATAAACGCCGACGGCTCATCGGGGCAGGAACTGTGGAGTAGCTTCGACAGCCCCACGGATACCCTTTTGCCGGGGATGAAGTTGGGGGTGAACCATAGAACGGGTGGGAAATGGAGTCTGAGATCATGGCAGAACGACAATTCGCCGGCGGCCGGGGCATTTAGTCTGGAATGGGAACCAATCAAACGGCGAGTGGTTATCAAGCACCGAGGAGTGACCCATTGGAGCAGCGGAGAGCTGAAGAACGCGACACATTTCCAGCACTTATTCTTCCACTACGGCTTCCTCAAAGTCTCATTCCTCAACATTTCCACAAAAACAGAGGACTATTTCACCATTTCCGCCAAGCTCAACCGATCCGAAATTCCACGCGAAATGCAAGCGGGGATGGACTATCGCGTCGTGGCTTTGAGACTGGACCCTCGGGGCCTCGTGTACGACCCCAACAACGGCCCGGCCATTATTGACGCCGGCGACTGCTACGGGTACGAGAACAAAACCCAGCAATCAAAAGGGTGCGAGATATGGGAGCAGCCGGCGTGCAGGGGTGGCGGCGGTCAAACGTTCCAGGAAAGATCTGGGTTCTTCTTCAACTACAGCAATTCAGGACTCGCGGGGGCGGTGCCTTTAGGCTACACAGAAGAAGACTCCACTGCCAGCCCCAGTGACTGCAGAGAGAAATGCTGGAAGGACTGCGACTGCGTTGGCTATCAAAGATTCGATGACGGGTGTACGTACTGGAGGGGAACCTCTTTGCAATTTCAACAGGACAATAGTGGCAAAACAGTAGCGCTCTATGTTCTTAACCGTCCAATTAAGG AAGGGAATGAAAGTAGCAGTAACTCAAAGAAGTGGAAATGGATTCTTATACCCATTGTAATAATAGCCACCATAGTCATAGTCCTGCTGGGGTTGCTTCAGTTGCGCCGGAGAAGGAGAAAACGAG AAGAAATCAGAAAAGAGCAACATCTAAAGGATTTATTCACATTAGAAGAATACACTGATATTCAAGAACTCAGCAATGACGAATTCTTTCAGGGCAGCAATCTGAAACATTTTAGCTATGAATGGATTGTTGTTGCAACAAATAACTTCTCACCTGTCCATAAATTAGGACAAGGTGGTTTTGGAAGTGTTTATAAG GGAGTAACACCTGAAGGACAAGAAGTAGCTATAAAACAATTATCAGAAAGTTCAAAACAAGGACTTGTGGAGTTCAAAAACGAGGTGGTGTTGATAGCAAAGCTCCAGCACACAAATCTTGTAAAGTTGCTTGGTTTTTGCATTCACGAGAACCAAAAGATGCTCATCTATGAGTTTATGCCTAATAAAAGCTTAGATTTTTTCCTTTTCG ATCCAAATCGAAAAGAGCAATTGACATGGGAGAAACGTCTCAGCATAATTGAAGGAATTGCCCAAGGATTGCTTTATCTTCACAAGTATTCAAGAGTAAGAATCATTCATCGAGATATGAAAGCTGGCAACATATTACTTGATGAGAATATGAATCCGAAAATTTCAGATTTCGGTATGGCTAAAATTCTCAAGCAAAATTTAACAAATGCAAACACAATGAGGTTAAGTGGAACATT TGGCTACATGGCGCCTGAGTATgcaatggagggtattttctcTACCAAGTCAGACGTCTACAGCTTTGGAGTACTAGTGTTGGAAATTATAAGCGGCAAGAAGAACAGATACTTCCGCAGCGAGGATGGGCCATTGAATTTGGTGGAACAT GCATGGGAGCTATGGAACAAAGATGCAGCGCTACAAATTGTTGATCCAGCATTAAGCAATATGTGTGGCAAGGAAGAACAGTTGCAGAGATGCATAAACCTGGGACTTCTCTGTGTAGAAGACCTCGCAGTGGACCGACCATCTATGTCCGATGTTATTTCCATGTTAACCAACGAGAATTTGGCGTTGACAAAGCCCAAGAAACCTGCATTTGTCTCCAGATACGGTGTGGTCCATGGATTTCAAGAAGACAGGTCAGAAAAGGTCACAGTGAATCAGCTCTCCATTTCAGCAATGGAGGCAAGATAG
- the LOC116026767 gene encoding G-type lectin S-receptor-like serine/threonine-protein kinase At1g67520 — MEWMNDNVAMERVFFLLILCSLSSIASSQSDTLKQGDVLKASDESNLLVSASNTYSLGFFMPERTKRTYLAIRLAYSDWDKPVWIGNRDAPLPTISSASLHIDAYGRLILAHNEEQDNSYLLSSKQTSLNVTATLLNSGKLVLREVNTDGSFGEELWSSFDNPTDTLLPGMKLGVDHRTGRNWALRSWQDDDIPWTGAYSLEWEPSKRRLVIKYGGVVRWTSGELMTASNFQHIRASQNYKFVNISTKEEEHFSYLFTFNPYLPQPDFLLQGWRLDALGILSITSDGGSIMDVGECYGYENETQQSKGCELWEQPKCRGDGQTFEERYGRFVFHTENEALQIQATPISNCSDSPSDCREYCWNDCHCVGYRSNNEGVCECWMGTSSLQFEEDTTGNAVESVYVLNRPAEGKSRIKKWICRILIPTAISLLLLGFLLLWWRRRKQEEARKEQELKDLFTLDDYTDIHELNNGENVSIKVFTYEWIVATTNNFSLNCKLGQGGFGTVYKGVTPEGQEVAIKQLSERSKQGIVEFKNEVILIAKLQHTNLVKLLGFCIHKDQKMLIYEFMLNKSLDFYLFDQNPIGYLSWKRRINIIEGIAQGLLYLHMYSRVRIIHRDMKVSNILLDENMNPKISDFGIAKILKQNATEANTMRLVGTFGYMAPEYVLHGVFSMKSDVYSFGVLVLEIVSGKKNNGFHCEDGPLNLVEHAWELWNKDAVLQLVDPSLISNLCGNEEQLRRCINVGLLCVEDSAVDRPSMADVVSMFTNENLALPKPKKPAFVSRFGVSDTFQDGQSRKFTVNELSISTMEAR; from the exons ATGGAGTGGATGAATGATAATGTAGCGATGGAGAGGGTGTTCTTCCTACTGATTCTGTGTTCCCTGTCTTCAATTGCTTCATCGCAGAGCGACACTCTGAAACAAGGTGATGTGCTGAAAGCATCTGATGAATCCAATTTACTTGTTTCTGCGAGCAACACTTACAGTTTGGGATTCTTTATGCCGGAGAGAACCAAGAGGACCTATTTAGCAATACGGCTCGCCTACTCCGATTGGGATAAACCGGTATGGATAGGGAACAGAGATGCACCTCTCCCCACAATTTCTTCTGCCAGCCTTCACATAGATGCTTATGGGAGATTGATACTCGCACATAATGAGGAACAAGACAACTCTTACCTGCTTTCATCAAAGCAAACTAGCCTCAATGTCACAGCAACTTTACTGAATTCCGGCAAATTGGTGCTCCGGGAGGTCAACACCGATGGTTCATTCGGAGAGGAACTGTGGAGTAGTTTTGACAATCCCACGGATACCCTTTTGCCGGGGATGAAGTTAGGAGTGGACCATAGAACGGGTAGGAACTGGGCTCTAAGATCATGGCAAGACGATGATATTCCGTGGACAGGGGCATATAGTCTAGAGTGGGAACCAAGCAAGCGTCGACTGGTTATAAAGTACGGAGGAGTGGTTCGCTGGACTAGTGGAGAGTTGATGACTGCTTCTAATTTCCAGCACATCCGAGCCAGTCAAAACTATAAATTCGTTAACATTTCGACCAAAGAAGAAGAGCATTTCAGCTACCTATTCACGTTTAATCCATATTTACCTCAGCCTGACTTTCTTCTCCAGGGTTGGAGATTGGACGCTTTAGGCATTTTGAGCATAACATCTGATGGTGGGTCGATTATGGACGTGGGCGAGTGCTACGGGTACGAGAATGAAACTCAGCAGTCAAAAGGGTGCGAGTTATGGGAACAACCCAAGTGCAGGGGTGATGGTCAGACGTTTGAGGAAAGATATGGGAGATTTGTGTTTCACACTGAAAATGAAGCCCTACAAATCCAAGCCACACCCATTTCTAATTGTAGTGATAGCCCCAGTGACTGCAGGGAATATTGCTGGAATGACTGCCACTGCGTTGGTTATAGGAGCAACAATGAGGGGGTGTGTGAGTGCTGGATGGGAACATCGTCTTTGCAATTTGAAGAGGACACCACTGGTAATGCGGTGGAATCTGTATATGTTCTAAACCGTCCAGCTGAGGGTAAGTCAAGAATTAAGAAGTGGATATGCCGGATTCTTATACCCACAGCAATATCCCTACTCCTGCTAGGCTTTCTTCTATTGTGGTGGAGACGGAGAAAACAAG AGGAAGCAAGAAAGGAGCAAGAACTGAAGGATTTATTCACATTAGATGATTATACTGATATTCATGAACTCAACAACGGTGAAAATGTCAGTATTAAAGTTTTTACGTACGAATGGATTGTCGCTACGACAAACAACTTCTCACTTAATTGCAAGTTAGGACAAGGCGGATTTGGAACTGTTTACAAg gGAGTAACACCTGAAGGACAAGAAGTAGCTATAAAACAATTGTCAGAGAGATCAAAACAAGGAATAGTAGAGTTCAAAAACGAGGTGATATTGATTGCTAAACTCCAGCACACAAATCTTGTAAAGCTGCTTGGTTTTTGCATTCACAAGGATCAAAAGATGCTCATTTACGAGTTCATGCTCAATAAAAGTTTAGATTTTTACCTCTTTG ATCAAAATCCAATAGGGTATTTGTCTTGGAAAAGACGCATCAACATAATTGAAGGAATTGCACAAGGTTTACTTTACCTTCACATGTATTCAAGAGTTCGAATCATTCATAGAGATATGAAAGTCAGCAACATACTACTTGATGAGAATATGAATCCAAAAATTTCAGACTTTGGAATAGCCAAGATACTCAAGCAAAATGCTACAGAAGCAAACACGATGAGACTAGTTGGAACATT TGGTTACATGGCACCTGAGTATGTCTTGCATGGTGTGTTCTCTATGAAGTCGGATGTCTATAGTTTTGGAGTATTAGTACTGGAGATTGTAAGTGGCAAGAAGAATAATGGTTTCCACTGTGAGGATGGTCCCCTGAATTTGGTAGAACAT GCATGGGAGTTATGGAACAAAGATGCAGTTTTACAGCTAGTGGATCCATCATTAATAAGCAATTTGTGTGGCAATGAAGAACAGTTGCGTAGATGCATCAATGTAGGACTACTATGTGTAGAAGATTCTGCTGTCGACCGACCATCCATGGCTGATGTGGTTTCCATGTTTACCAATGAAAATTTGGCATTGCCAAAGCCCAAAAAACCTGCATTTGTATCAAGATTCGGTGTGAGTGACACATTTCAAGATGGCCAGTCAAGAAAGTTCACAGTGAATGAACTCTCTATTTCCACCATGGAGGCAAGATAG
- the LOC116026765 gene encoding G-type lectin S-receptor-like serine/threonine-protein kinase At1g67520 isoform X3 produces the protein MKLLAMEVLLFLLILCSMASVASSQTDSMKQGDVLNSSESTFLVSAGETFTLGFFTPERINMTYLAIWFTERFEGESEKPIWIGNREAPLPSNSSAKLLIDASGRLILTHSEKQGNPYPVSSKRTSRNVSATLQDSGELVLREINADGSSGQELWSSFDSPTDTLLPGMKLGVNHRTGGKWSLRSWQNDNSPAAGAFSLEWEPIKRRVVIKHRGVTHWSSGELKNATHFQHLFFHYGFLKVSFLNISTKTEDYFTISAKLNRSEIPREMQAGMDYRVVALRLDPRGLVYDPNNGPAIIDAGDCYGYENKTQQSKGCEIWEQPACRGGGGQTFQERSGFFFNYSNSGLAGAVPLGYTEEDSTASPSDCREKCWKDCDCVGYQRFDDGCTYWRGTSLQFQQDNSGKTVALYVLNRPIKGNESSSNSKKWKWILIPIVIIATIVIVLLGLLQLRRRRRKRAEEIRKEQHLKDLFTLEEYTDIQELSNDEFFQGSNLKHFSYEWIVVATNNFSPVHKLGQGGFGSVYKGVTPEGQEVAIKQLSESSKQGLVEFKNEVVLIAKLQHTNLVKLLGFCIHENQKMLIYEFMPNKSLDFFLFDPNRKEQLTWEKRLSIIEGIAQGLLYLHKYSRVRIIHRDMKAGNILLDENMNPKISDFGMAKILKQNLTNANTMRLSGTFGYMAPEYAMEGIFSTKSDVYSFGVLVLEIISGKKNRYFRSEDGPLNLVEHAWELWNKDAALQIVDPALSNMCGKEEQLQRCINLGLLCVEDLAVDRPSMSDVISMLTNENLALTKPKKPAFVSRYGVVHGFQEDRSEKVTVNQLSISAMEAR, from the exons ATGAAGCTTCTAGCCATGGAAGTGCTGCTCTTCCTACTGATTTTGTGCTCTATGGCCTCAGTTGCTTCGTCGCAGACGGACAGTATGAAACAAGGTGATGTGCTGAACTCCTCGGAATCCACTTTTCTTGTGTCCGCCGGCGAGACTTTCACCTTAGGATTCTTTACGCCGGAGAGGATCAACATGACTTACTTAGCAATATGGTTCACCGAAAGATTTGAGGGTGAAAGTGAAAAGCCGATATGGATAGGCAACAGAGAAGCGCCTCTCCCATCAAATTCCTCTGCTAAGCTTCTCATAGATGCGTCTGGGCGATTGATACTCACGCACAGTGAAAAACAAGGCAACCCTTACCCGGTTTCATCCAAGCGAACTAGCCGGAATGTCTCAGCCACTTTACAGGATTCCGGCGAATTGGTACTCCGGGAGATAAACGCCGACGGCTCATCGGGGCAGGAACTGTGGAGTAGCTTCGACAGCCCCACGGATACCCTTTTGCCGGGGATGAAGTTGGGGGTGAACCATAGAACGGGTGGGAAATGGAGTCTGAGATCATGGCAGAACGACAATTCGCCGGCGGCCGGGGCATTTAGTCTGGAATGGGAACCAATCAAACGGCGAGTGGTTATCAAGCACCGAGGAGTGACCCATTGGAGCAGCGGAGAGCTGAAGAACGCGACACATTTCCAGCACTTATTCTTCCACTACGGCTTCCTCAAAGTCTCATTCCTCAACATTTCCACAAAAACAGAGGACTATTTCACCATTTCCGCCAAGCTCAACCGATCCGAAATTCCACGCGAAATGCAAGCGGGGATGGACTATCGCGTCGTGGCTTTGAGACTGGACCCTCGGGGCCTCGTGTACGACCCCAACAACGGCCCGGCCATTATTGACGCCGGCGACTGCTACGGGTACGAGAACAAAACCCAGCAATCAAAAGGGTGCGAGATATGGGAGCAGCCGGCGTGCAGGGGTGGCGGCGGTCAAACGTTCCAGGAAAGATCTGGGTTCTTCTTCAACTACAGCAATTCAGGACTCGCGGGGGCGGTGCCTTTAGGCTACACAGAAGAAGACTCCACTGCCAGCCCCAGTGACTGCAGAGAGAAATGCTGGAAGGACTGCGACTGCGTTGGCTATCAAAGATTCGATGACGGGTGTACGTACTGGAGGGGAACCTCTTTGCAATTTCAACAGGACAATAGTGGCAAAACAGTAGCGCTCTATGTTCTTAACCGTCCAATTAAGG GGAATGAAAGTAGCAGTAACTCAAAGAAGTGGAAATGGATTCTTATACCCATTGTAATAATAGCCACCATAGTCATAGTCCTGCTGGGGTTGCTTCAGTTGCGCCGGAGAAGGAGAAAACGAG CAGAAGAAATCAGAAAAGAGCAACATCTAAAGGATTTATTCACATTAGAAGAATACACTGATATTCAAGAACTCAGCAATGACGAATTCTTTCAGGGCAGCAATCTGAAACATTTTAGCTATGAATGGATTGTTGTTGCAACAAATAACTTCTCACCTGTCCATAAATTAGGACAAGGTGGTTTTGGAAGTGTTTATAAG GGAGTAACACCTGAAGGACAAGAAGTAGCTATAAAACAATTATCAGAAAGTTCAAAACAAGGACTTGTGGAGTTCAAAAACGAGGTGGTGTTGATAGCAAAGCTCCAGCACACAAATCTTGTAAAGTTGCTTGGTTTTTGCATTCACGAGAACCAAAAGATGCTCATCTATGAGTTTATGCCTAATAAAAGCTTAGATTTTTTCCTTTTCG ATCCAAATCGAAAAGAGCAATTGACATGGGAGAAACGTCTCAGCATAATTGAAGGAATTGCCCAAGGATTGCTTTATCTTCACAAGTATTCAAGAGTAAGAATCATTCATCGAGATATGAAAGCTGGCAACATATTACTTGATGAGAATATGAATCCGAAAATTTCAGATTTCGGTATGGCTAAAATTCTCAAGCAAAATTTAACAAATGCAAACACAATGAGGTTAAGTGGAACATT TGGCTACATGGCGCCTGAGTATgcaatggagggtattttctcTACCAAGTCAGACGTCTACAGCTTTGGAGTACTAGTGTTGGAAATTATAAGCGGCAAGAAGAACAGATACTTCCGCAGCGAGGATGGGCCATTGAATTTGGTGGAACAT GCATGGGAGCTATGGAACAAAGATGCAGCGCTACAAATTGTTGATCCAGCATTAAGCAATATGTGTGGCAAGGAAGAACAGTTGCAGAGATGCATAAACCTGGGACTTCTCTGTGTAGAAGACCTCGCAGTGGACCGACCATCTATGTCCGATGTTATTTCCATGTTAACCAACGAGAATTTGGCGTTGACAAAGCCCAAGAAACCTGCATTTGTCTCCAGATACGGTGTGGTCCATGGATTTCAAGAAGACAGGTCAGAAAAGGTCACAGTGAATCAGCTCTCCATTTCAGCAATGGAGGCAAGATAG